Part of the Cydia pomonella isolate Wapato2018A chromosome 8, ilCydPomo1, whole genome shotgun sequence genome is shown below.
tagtAATCATTTCAATTACCTATAACaggatttttttctattcataCTTTCCAATATAtgatataaacaataaaattaatttaatagtagTATTATTCATGTAAAGAAGCTACTTCAACTTATGTGAGGAGCATTCGTACAGCACAATAATTCTCCAACATCCTACGCTTTATGATGGCACCGCGCATACGAaataatcacataaataaatttaaacttaagccTACTTGTCTGCCACATGTCTTTCTTTCTCTGCTATCCTATGTGTGTCAGAATCTTTTTACTCGAGGCTAATGAGCTCTTTCTCTACTTTGTACTTGAGCTTGTAGGAttacaacataaaaaaaaaactgattgttttttttttaccaaaaatttcatttttaataatatttttacacaagtGACTTATACTCTTCGAGGCAATTCTAACAAACTAAAACACAGTTAGATTGCCATGTTTGATCAAATTAACACAGAGTGCCCATGGCTAcctcccatcatcagatcagctcgatggtatcatatattgcattgcattgtcacccaacttatatatgtatgtgaagtttcaacTGAATCGTATAATGGGAAGTGGGGTCTAGCTTGCATAAGCTTGTTTAATTTTagacaaacattgcaagttaaataaaagcttgttaaaaaAGTGAACGGTTAAAGGGTTCTTAGTCTAGGTACTTACCCCCGATTATTGGTgtgaaaatgtaaatttttagaTGTTATTAAGCCCGGCCCTCTGCTGTGGCAAGGTAATGGGTACTAATCTGAAATCAATACCAAGTCTGCCATTTCGCGTACTCACACACTTAATTTACCGTGATAATATGCGTGGTTGAATGTTTCTTCTGCTTGTAATGGTCAAATGTATTCGGCTTAATCGATTATATCGTGAATGACTCAGCATCTGTTAAATTGaatgtttttctttaaattatttCCAGTTTTGCAGCGGGAAAATCGGACAAAGAGATATTGGACAACCTCCTGAAAAACTCCCGCTATGACAAAAGACTGCTTCCTCCCGTAGATGGTAAGCTTCCCTACATACACACATCATGTCTTAATTAGCGTCACTCATTAGCTGTTTTTTTAGGATGTTAagattaatgtaataattgcaGATCCAGAATTTTGTTGTGGTCTAACATCGCCCAATGACTCTCTGGCTCAAAATAGGGTCGGGCTGTCGTCGCTGCGGCCCCGCTCGCACAATCGCGGTGCGTTGTGTTTCATGTTTTTGAAAAGAGAAATCCTTCCATGTGGAGCGTCTTGGATTTACTTTCTGTATCGTAGAGTCCTTATGTACTAAGAGCCTACCTTGTTTGCACGCTATTTATGTGTTTAGGATCCGTTCCCACGTTGGCTTCTCCTTGCGGTAGATACTTCTTTACCTGTGTATATTCTTTTTTACAATCACTTTATGTTTCATCCATGCACCTTGTTCTAAATGTGTTAGTTATGCACACTAATTAACACTAAGTGGGTAATTCAAGGATAATTTGATCTCTGTTGTAACGTAATTATATTTCGATTAGGTCCGCATCGTTGGCTGACGTTTTAAcccaaattaaatgaaaacttcgTTCGACAGCTAAAACATTTCAGTAGAGTgccttttgttttgttttccgCTTTGTTACTTCCTACGTTTTCTCTTTTCACAAACATCAAACACAAatcgtataataatattatgttgtaTTCCTTTGTCTTTTAAATCTCGGGTCTAGCTATTATTAGTTTGAATTATTATTGCAACGTTTTGCGGTTACCATGCCACTTACTGACCAATATTTTAAGTAGGCACTccttatttacatttaataatttGCTGGGGTAAAATTACAACTAGATTGCAGTGTAAGTTGAATTATTGTGAAATATAGGTCCTTGCACTTAATTTTGTCACTTCCTAatgtctatatatattatatgaaacCTATAGATAAGCCTAAGTGCATGTATGTCTACTTATGTCATGCAGTATGTTCTGTAAGAATGATACTATCTTTGCTTTTAGAACGTTCATGTTAAGGTTTACAACTTGTGCGTATTCATTTTCAGGTGTCCTCACCGTAAATGTTAGCGTGCTACTTCTTAGTTTAGCATCTCCAGACGAATCTAGTCTTGTAAGTAGATGTCATCCCACTACCTATATCATACCTGTTCTATCAAATGTCAAACAACCAGCTATAAGCGGCTAATTTTCAACACTCAAAGCTATAAACATTTAGCTGTAGTTTTCATTACCTTCtgataaataactttatttctttaaaaaggAATGATAAAGACTAAGAAAGACTAACTAAATTAATGAATTTTCCAATCCCATATACACAGATGCTAACCGCAAGCGATACGTTTCAGAAATACGAGGTAGAATTCCTTCTGCAGCAGCAGTGGTATGATCCGCGACTCCGCTACTCTAACCAGTCCCACTACGATTTCCTCAACGCCATCCACCACCACGAGGACATCTGGCTTCCCGACACCTACTTCATTATGCATGGAGACTTCAAGGTCAGTTCCACTCCTACATCAGACATAATAAGTAACTTAACCAGTGTAAACcaatttttatagtaaattatttcCACCATGCTCTCGTCTGAAGGAATTTTCCCAGCACTCATGGGTATTTATGACAAACTAGTAAAACGCTTTCAACTTCATTGGCctttatgtatatacatatatatatgccttttaAATTCATTTAGGGTTCACACAGGTCGTAAAGTACCTACCATCTCACACATGCTCTCACCTTTTATTGATATTGCATTTTACTTTGTGTGGTTGTGTTTCAGGACCCAATAATACCAATGCACTTCGCGTTGCGTATCTATCGTAATGGCACTATAAACTATCTGATGCGGCGGCATCTAATATTGTCCTGTCAGGGGCGGCTCAACATCTTTCCTTTTGATGACCCATTGTGTTCATTTGCCTTAGAAAGTAGTAAGTAGAACTCACAGAGTGACTCACAAGTATTATGATATTCACTATCTACATGTTATGAACACAATCATAACTCTTATCGATTTTCAGTATCATACGAGCAGTCAGCAATAACATATGTGTGGAAAAACGATGAGGATACGCTTCGTAAGTCGCCATCATTGACGACTTTGAACGCGTATCTAATCCAGAACCAAACCATCGCTTGCCCCATCAAAGCGAGTTGGAGAGGTAAGCAGCCACCTCCCCGCAACCATGACATACCAACATCGCTTATTACgtcattatatttatacatgtaCTCGTACAATAAAGATATCCCTAATTTAAATTATGTAGTTTAGCCtcccaattttttttctaagcaCATCCTTACACATTGCACAACAAAGGATAAATGATGTTTTCATATTGTATTCAAATTCTAATTAACTCTTTTCAGCTTGGTCTTGATTTCTGTTCAaggttattttaaaactttatttcatgTAAACATAAGTAGACGCTTTTAGACTGTGAAAGTTAAAAACCTTAGTATATAGCTAGCATGTCATTTAGTTGTTTGGTTCAGTGAATCGAAACAGCAGTTTaatcaaaatagatttttgtGATAGTAACAAAGTGTCCCAATAacaagtagtagtatttaaatgttagtgagtaaaaataattagagtATAGAATGTAAGATTGTATTAACGTCTTTGCAAGCAGCTGAGGGTAATTCACTTTACGAAGAAGACGAAGAGCTGACATGTAATCTTTGCCAGAGACGGTTTGAGGAGCAAGGTACTGAGCGCTGGACGATCGCCGTTCCGTCCGGTGCCGTCCGGTCATTTTACAGTATTATTCCGCTTATGTGTGAGTAAATGCGTTGTGGCCATGTGCTCGATGCGATTTTATCGCGACCAAACACATGGAGACTCGTAACAGCGTCTTGTGGAATCTTAGGCCACGACTGTTATAGCAGTACAACTTGGTTGTTTCATTTGCCGCCACAGTCTCTCACactttattatgttaatttGCTACTGAGTCTTTGCCTTTGGAAATTACCAATACACAGCAAGTCACAAAAAGCTCTCTTTGTTTACATCAAGATGCATTATACTCAACTGAATgacatgtaggtacctaatatgtTAAAAGTTAATAAGTTAATATGTGtaactttttcttttattctTTCAGCattatttgataataatactgaagataaatatattatttgataataatgctgaaataaaaataaatatgactaggtatttatttacttttgtcCTTAGAACTGTGGCAATGAGTGAGACAACCAACAGTCATACTTAGTTTCATCCTCCATACCCTTGCACGTAGTAAAATTGATGTACTTGAATGCACGTGTTTGAAATAGTTTGCGCTCATGTTTTGGACAAACTACACTTCATTAAATATGTTCTTATACATTGAACACTATGCGCTTTACTCATACATACCGGatagtattttaattaagttgttacatatattatttttgtttgacttGCTAGACATTTGGTGTTTACTACAAGACCAGAGACTGAATGGAGTTACTTGGAATATCTATTATTCACGCCACCTCCAACATGTTATACTTATCGTATACATCAAAGTGTAAATGTTATTTAGTTTGATGTGCTAGTTTTCGTAACAATGTTAACTCCACAGGTAACTACAGCTGTCTAAAGGTCGACCTAATATTTACAAGAGATCGAGCGTTCTACTTTACTACAGTATTTATTCCTGGGATTATATTGGTGACTTCCTCGTTTATCACGTTTTGGTTGGAGTGGAATGCGGTCCCGGCGCGTTCCATGATAGGTAAAGGCCCGACGTGGCACTGGGAATGGCGGCTGTACTATACGCATCTTTTCTTCTTAGCATCTAGAAGTCGCTGGGGCTGATTGTAACACGCTACCTCATTACGCATTTCGAACTACGGTCAACTTTCGCAATGCACTTATTTGGTTTCTTATTTTTAGAATATGCTTGCTATTTCTAGGTAATTACAGCTGTCTGAAGGTGGATCTCATCTTTACACGGGATAGATCATTTTACTTCACTACAGTTTTCATTCCGGGCATCATTTTGGTGACCTCATCGTTTATTACTTTTTGGCTGGAATGGAATGCAGTGCCTGCTAGAGTTATGATAGGTTGGTGTTAAATTTCTATTACATTGATTTATTTACACGActccttttatttaaataataatataccagTAAATTATCTTCATCGTGACTGAGATAAGTATCAGATCTAACATCAAATAAACGCATAACTtaattattacgagtataacaTATGTAGGTaaccttaaaaattaaattcgaAGATAGGCAGTCTTTACTCTTTAGTCATGTACCTACACATATCGTCCTACATGCAGCTCCTGCTACTTTAAGATAATGATGTATGTATAAGACGGTTAGTAATGTGTAATCGAAATTTTTGATGCTTTTTAATAGGTAATTCGATTTTTACTTGCCTTTTTCTTACACACATGCTCCtagtttataaaacaattatttacacaTCTTTATACAACCACTCATTAGGTATAATTACATTTACAGTACCTATTTGGCGGATAACCGACTTGGCATGTATCATCAATTCTCACTAGCTTTGGCCGGATTATTTCAATTTAACACtacatattaattttaagtaaattgTCAAATTGATATATTTCTTCATTGATGTATATTTCGTAGATAGTCAGTGTCTACATTTATTTAGTTGTATATAACACTGCATTTGGCCTTGCCTGATTAATggacatatttattataaatttaagtgTCTTAGCCAAATTGATATTTAGTATCTAATAGcttacatagttttttttttttaatatacatgtTTAAACGTTAATCTTAAGgatttaaatgtttaatttgcGTATTGATTACTTTACATACTTAATGcttattcctttgtttttttattattattattcctaaCTATAAATATCTAACACACGTCTCGTACACAGGTGTGACGACGATGTTGAATTTTTTCACAACATCAAATGGTTTTCGCTCCACCCTGCCCGTGGTATCCAACCTAACTGCTATGAACGTTTGGGACGGCGTGTGCATGTGCTTTATATACGCCTCCTTATTGGAGTTCGTGTGCGTGAACTATGTGGGAAGAAAACGGCCTTTACACAACGTCGTCTACAGACCAGGGGAGAATCCCGTTACTCAGGTGAATATGAACTGTCTTAACATTACAAGTATTAATGTCTCTTTGACGTGGTTTTGTGTTCTCAGCTAAGATTTGAGGTCGTGAGAAGATTTGAGGCGAACaatttaatgtttaataaatataaaaacaacagAATCTGGCTTCATATCGACCTAGAATCTTTTTAGTGTGTCAATGTATTACAATATATTCGCAAATTAGTTGTGTTTGGTATGTCGGACGAATAACTTACATATTATTCCTCTATTATAGACCTTACATAATAGAAGCACTTTAACACCAATAAATTACATTCATTTTCTATTGTACCTAAAAAAACCTATCCGTTACATAAAATACCCCGAAGTACTTTGtacatacacattttatttatgtatgctGACGAGATTATCGCGACTCTGACACTCCTTATtgcttattttaaattattaaattaaaatactgtaTAGTCTATACAGATAATCATAAGAAGTAAAGTAACCATTTACCTAAAACTGCAATTTATATACTCTTGAGTTCACTACTAGTGAGAATGACTATTTCGGAAAGCACAATTATTGAACACAAAATGTAGTTACATTATTATAGCCAAAGAATATTTTATACACGATGAGTCAGCAttaaaagtaacggatcagacGACGTGTCAAAAATATTCTCTCTTGACACGTAAACACTTGACAGTTCTCTATTTACCATTCTCTAATAACTGAACAAAAAATTCGAAAGGGTACTCCTTGGTGGCAGATATTTTTGATACATTGTTTCTTCCGCTATTattgttgctgactgtaccgaTCATATTGCTAAAATTCCAAAGTTACCTCTCCGCTACAATGTAATTACCTACAGCTACACGCTTGttagtttattttatcaaaGCCATGTCAAACTGACTGTCTTTACGTTCCAATAAGTAGACGTGTATTTCATTTATCTATTTACTCTTTGCAATGTTTTCccttttaaataatatacctacttatcaaTAATTGGCACAATCTGCTGGTAATTTGTTTCTATCGATGTTGTTGGTTTTCAAAAATCCGTTGAAAATTGAACATTTTAAACAGttattttaacaatgttttaaattttaatgtaaggACCAATTGCAATATCACTGAATgcgtgtaataataaaataaaacagttcaATCCAATGTACAGtttcatattaaaattttcaaaacacgTTTAAAAAACGTAGAGCCATTTAAATATGTTATCTGTAAATAATTCTGGCTAATTttcaaatacatacatattatacagtCACGCGGTACTTTTGACACACCAACAACACAGATTTTCTGTATCAGCATGCTCACAATCAATGTTCAAAATTTATCTCTGCATGTACTCCTTGGGTTTGATGATTATTGTAGGTATTTCGGGTAGGCCAGAAGTCATCACATGGTTTCATTTGCAATCGTATCAGTTTCATGTCACTGAATTTAACACAAAGACTATTTTGTGTGGCCTTAGTTCGAATCGATAGTTCATTCATTCTTAAAACGTCATTCAATCCactaattgttttattaatactTCAGAAATCAGAAAACATTGCAAAGAAGTTCCGCGAATATCACTAACACCCGTAAATCCCGTAATCGTCCAAGATATGTCACATTCAAGATTAATGTTACAAACATTTCCCTGGCCACCACAGACTAGTCCGTGTTCACGGTTGCACATCGTAAGACCATCTGTCACGAGTGAACAAAATTGTGTGTGTGATGTGTTCACAGCGACTGCCTGCAGTCCTGAGCAGAATTGGCATTATACTGGCCAGCCCCTTGGTAAGAACATTCGCCGCATTCATAGGCACTTTCCAAACATTAAACTGTTATATTTCTTTATCTATTCAAAAACAAATCCTGTATGATTTTTGGCTAATGATTCCTGATACATAATCTGTTTAATacgaatataattttattataagagtAATTGTAATTCTTAATAGATATAAATATTGACACACAATAACCTAATTTTTACTAAAAGAAATATAACATATATTGCAGAATCACTATCTTACTCCACCGAAAAACCATCGCACGAGATATATGCATGCGTTAGGTAGTTTTATATCGTAGTTAGTgtgttcatatattttataattgataAGTATT
Proteins encoded:
- the LOC133520659 gene encoding glutamate-gated chloride channel isoform X13, with translation MGWSCIVARVVAFFLMLNQVSALTSDIFAAGKSDKEILDNLLKNSRYDKRLLPPVDGVLTVNVSVLLLSLASPDESSLKYEVEFLLQQQWYDPRLRYSNQSHYDFLNAIHHHEDIWLPDTYFIMHGDFKDPIIPMHFALRIYRNGTINYLMRRHLILSCQGRLNIFPFDDPLCSFALESISYEQSAITYVWKNDEDTLRKSPSLTTLNAYLIQNQTIACPIKASWRAEGNSLYEEDEELTCNLCQRRFEEQGNYSCLKVDLIFTRDRAFYFTTVFIPGIILVTSSFITFWLEWNAVPARSMIGVTTMLNFFTTSNGFRSTLPVVSNLTAMNVWDGVCMCFIYASLLEFVCVNYVGRKRPLHNVVYRPGENPVTQRLPAVLSRIGIILASPLEAMAFLQWAKSDANEPEPSGAGDKKRESTGAADLVSCTTCTGAPGSCTHTANNGGVSEPCFVQVRKKEPPHPIRVAKTIDVIARITFPTAYAVFLIFFFIHYKAFS